One genomic region from Deltaproteobacteria bacterium encodes:
- the rimO gene encoding 30S ribosomal protein S12 methylthiotransferase RimO yields MEAVTQPVRKVHLISLGCARNRVDSEVMLGTMLGTGWQSTEEPKAADAIIINTCGFIAAAKEESIDTILKAAELKSDKPDLKVVVTGCLTQRYKTQLAKGLPEVDLFIGTDEFTKIGKLLDDPSSQGTVHAKRTHYLYNEDMPRVNTLAKHSAYVKVAEGCQHNCSFCIIPAIRGRLRSRPISSVVKEVEKLVEDGVIEVNLIAQDLAAFGRDRGTDELLPLLRALVAIPGLRWIRCLYVYPEYISDEFLDFFASEPKIVKYLDIPVQHASDNVLKRMNRDVNRQQLREILARVRERVPGVAIRTSVMVGFPGETEADFDELLAFVSEQKFRHLGCFAYSQEEGTVAGRMSDQVPDDVKQARLAAVMAAQKDISEDLLRSYAGQVLPVLVEGPSADHELVWQGRLAIQAPEVDGLVYIGDGPVKAGQIQMVKITETHAYDLVGEVVGDLQ; encoded by the coding sequence ATGGAAGCTGTAACCCAACCCGTCCGTAAGGTCCACCTGATCTCGCTAGGCTGCGCCCGTAATCGCGTCGACTCCGAGGTGATGTTGGGCACGATGCTCGGAACCGGATGGCAGTCGACTGAGGAGCCTAAGGCCGCCGATGCTATCATCATCAACACCTGCGGGTTTATTGCTGCCGCTAAAGAAGAGAGCATCGACACCATCTTGAAAGCTGCGGAGCTCAAGAGTGACAAGCCCGATCTCAAAGTGGTCGTGACTGGGTGCTTGACGCAGCGCTATAAAACACAACTCGCCAAAGGTCTGCCCGAGGTAGACCTTTTCATCGGCACCGACGAGTTTACGAAGATTGGTAAACTGCTGGACGATCCCTCGTCGCAGGGTACGGTTCACGCGAAGCGCACGCACTATCTGTATAACGAGGATATGCCACGTGTGAACACTCTGGCTAAGCATTCAGCCTACGTGAAGGTGGCTGAGGGTTGTCAGCATAACTGCTCGTTCTGCATTATTCCGGCTATCCGTGGTCGCCTGCGCTCTCGTCCGATCAGCTCGGTTGTCAAAGAGGTGGAAAAGCTGGTCGAAGACGGCGTCATCGAGGTCAATTTGATTGCCCAGGATCTCGCCGCATTTGGGCGTGATCGTGGTACGGACGAGTTGTTGCCGCTGTTGCGCGCTTTAGTTGCTATTCCCGGTCTCCGGTGGATCCGGTGCCTTTATGTGTACCCTGAGTACATTAGTGACGAATTCCTCGACTTCTTCGCTAGTGAGCCAAAGATCGTCAAGTATCTGGACATCCCCGTTCAGCATGCTAGCGACAACGTTTTGAAACGGATGAACCGCGACGTTAATCGGCAGCAGCTGCGCGAGATCCTGGCGCGCGTGCGCGAGCGTGTTCCCGGTGTGGCGATCCGCACTTCCGTCATGGTCGGATTTCCGGGTGAAACCGAAGCCGACTTTGATGAGCTGCTCGCATTTGTGTCTGAGCAGAAGTTTCGCCACTTGGGATGTTTTGCTTACTCCCAAGAAGAGGGCACAGTCGCTGGTCGCATGAGCGACCAGGTACCAGACGACGTCAAGCAGGCTAGACTTGCTGCCGTCATGGCGGCGCAAAAAGATATTTCCGAAGACCTGCTTCGCAGCTACGCTGGTCAAGTATTGCCAGTTTTGGTTGAGGGACCAAGCGCAGATCACGAGTTAGTATGGCAAGGTAGATTGGCTATTCAGGCGCCTGAAGTAGATGGTCTGGTCTACATCGGAGACGGTCCCGTCAAAGCGGGCCAGATTCAGATGGTCAAGATAACGGAAACTCACGCCTACGACCTCGTCGGTGAAGTGGTGGGCGATCTGCAGTGA